The following proteins are co-located in the Paenibacillus sp. FSL H8-0079 genome:
- a CDS encoding GNAT family protein, which produces MSEQFTFDLFPLIETERFILRSAEARDSQDLLALYSDEAVVQYMPFTPFESLEDAQGEMNWYAKIFKEHTGLRWMIEDRETRKVIGTCGFLNYEDVHNRAEIGYDLCSSFWGRGVMTEVADAVLHFGFTSMQLNKIEAKVEPENESSIRLLHKLGFQQEGVLRQHEFEKGRYIDLAVFSKLRSEI; this is translated from the coding sequence ATGAGTGAGCAATTTACGTTTGACCTGTTTCCCCTAATCGAGACCGAACGATTCATCCTCCGGTCGGCAGAGGCTAGGGACAGCCAAGATCTGTTGGCGTTATATTCGGATGAAGCTGTGGTCCAATATATGCCATTCACTCCCTTTGAATCCCTTGAGGATGCACAGGGTGAGATGAATTGGTATGCGAAGATTTTCAAGGAACATACGGGTTTACGCTGGATGATTGAAGACCGTGAAACTCGTAAAGTGATCGGAACCTGTGGGTTCTTGAACTACGAAGATGTACATAACCGTGCAGAGATTGGATACGACTTGTGTTCCTCTTTCTGGGGCCGCGGTGTTATGACGGAAGTGGCCGATGCTGTGCTGCATTTTGGATTCACGAGCATGCAACTCAACAAGATCGAAGCGAAGGTTGAACCGGAGAACGAGTCGTCAATCCGCCTGCTGCACAAGCTTGGTTTTCAACAAGAGGGTGTACTGAGGCAGCATGAGTTTGAGAAAGGCAGATATATTGACCTTGCGGTGTTCTCCAAGTTACGAAGTGAAATATAG
- the solA gene encoding N-methyl-L-tryptophan oxidase: MTTKSYDVIIVGAGSMGMSAGYYLARSGCKTLLIDAFDPPHTEGSHHGDTRLMRHVYSGGPDYIAMAMLAQELWHELEETTGDQLFVPSGVLNVVDPEIHSFHNRLSHADDAGIRYETLHAAEVMKRWPGITVPEHYEGMYEPDAGYLYSERCIRAFRKAGEDQGATLLTHTRVEHIEYEPHSVTVQTSSGETYHANQIILSAGAWFQTLKPFVDLPIQAVRKTVGWFNAPEALYGEAYFPGFTLAGKEGTYYGFPSIGGTGLKMGRHDTGQVWTPGSTMAPFGTEETDEGDLRRLLELHMPQAAGALKRGSVCKYEFTSDEDFIIDRHPAHERVWLAGGFSGHGFKFASAIGQILADLVQTGHTDQDIGRFALSRFR, translated from the coding sequence ATGACCACAAAATCATATGACGTTATTATCGTTGGAGCCGGCTCCATGGGCATGAGTGCGGGTTATTATCTAGCGCGCAGTGGATGTAAAACTTTACTAATAGATGCCTTTGATCCTCCGCACACGGAAGGAAGCCATCACGGAGATACAAGACTAATGCGCCATGTGTACAGTGGTGGGCCTGACTATATTGCCATGGCAATGCTTGCACAGGAGTTATGGCACGAACTAGAGGAAACAACTGGCGACCAACTGTTTGTTCCTTCTGGTGTATTGAATGTGGTTGATCCGGAGATTCATTCCTTCCACAACCGATTGAGCCATGCAGATGATGCAGGCATTCGGTATGAAACGTTACATGCAGCCGAGGTGATGAAACGCTGGCCAGGTATTACAGTACCTGAACATTACGAGGGTATGTATGAGCCTGATGCGGGTTATTTGTATAGTGAACGCTGCATACGTGCCTTTCGCAAGGCAGGTGAGGATCAAGGTGCCACCTTGTTAACTCACACTCGTGTGGAGCATATCGAATACGAACCACATTCCGTGACAGTTCAGACTTCAAGTGGCGAGACATACCACGCGAATCAAATCATCCTGAGCGCTGGCGCCTGGTTTCAGACATTGAAACCTTTCGTGGATCTCCCCATTCAGGCAGTGCGTAAAACGGTTGGATGGTTTAATGCACCAGAAGCCTTATACGGCGAGGCATACTTCCCCGGTTTTACACTGGCAGGAAAAGAAGGTACATATTATGGATTTCCAAGCATTGGCGGAACAGGACTGAAGATGGGTCGTCATGATACGGGCCAGGTGTGGACACCAGGAAGTACAATGGCTCCTTTTGGTACGGAAGAAACGGACGAGGGGGATCTGCGCAGGCTGCTCGAACTTCATATGCCCCAGGCAGCTGGAGCATTGAAACGTGGTAGTGTGTGCAAGTATGAATTCACTTCGGATGAAGACTTTATTATCGACCGGCACCCTGCCCATGAACGTGTGTGGCTCGCAGGTGGTTTCTCCGGTCACGGCTTCAAGTTCGCAAGTGCCATTGGGCAAATTCTAGCCGACTTGGTGCAAACAGGACATACGGATCAGGATATTGGAAGGTTTGCATTATCACGTTTTCGTTAA
- a CDS encoding RICIN domain-containing protein: MKWLKRMSSLLLAGSLLTGSLNLGTEVSAAGAYTAVADPSKQYQTMEGWGTSLAWWGKVVGEYSNRDEYVEKMFNANTGLGLNILRYNIGGGDNPSSNILEYRKAVPGYQSSPSVYDWNADANQRYMLQAAKAQGVNVIEAFANSAPYWMTISGGVSGAANGGNNLKPDYYDDFADYLTEVVKHFRDNWGITFDSVTPLNEPISTWWKQGNDQEGMHFDRAEQNTILSQLQASLNAKGLSTKLSAPEEYSIDDTNVSFNSYSTAVKSAISQINTHTYGGSNRTALRNTATSAGKHLWTSEYGDGDASGLTMSRTILKDIRNMGASAWVYWQAVDSAEGWGFFKNVLNNTQTTSYTVNQKYYVMGNYSKFIRPGYKIIGMSDANTLAAYDTASGKVVLVTTNSESTDTAVTYDLSRFNNTGTSAQVYRTSSTEKLQQLTNISVQNKTFTATAKANSVTTYVISGASYNGSTGYEAGAIYKLINRNSGLALDVNAASTTGGATIIQWNDNGAANQQWKLESTGNGYYKIRNVGSGLLLDVNSSSTQGGASLIQWQDNGGNNQQWLPIDVGGYVVLANRNSGLTVDINQGSLTAGASTIQWADNGGANQQWSLVKVN, from the coding sequence ATGAAGTGGTTAAAACGAATGAGCTCGTTGCTGCTGGCAGGAAGTCTGCTAACAGGGAGTTTGAATTTGGGCACAGAGGTATCTGCCGCAGGAGCCTACACGGCTGTTGCCGATCCATCGAAGCAATATCAGACGATGGAAGGCTGGGGAACATCTCTCGCATGGTGGGGCAAGGTGGTTGGAGAATATTCCAATCGTGATGAGTATGTGGAGAAAATGTTCAACGCAAATACCGGACTTGGTCTGAACATCCTGAGGTACAACATTGGAGGCGGGGATAATCCATCATCCAATATCCTTGAATATCGCAAAGCCGTTCCTGGCTATCAGTCTTCTCCCAGCGTGTATGACTGGAATGCAGATGCGAACCAGCGTTATATGCTGCAAGCTGCCAAAGCTCAAGGCGTGAATGTCATCGAAGCCTTTGCGAATTCCGCACCTTACTGGATGACGATCAGTGGTGGTGTGTCCGGTGCGGCCAATGGAGGGAACAACCTTAAACCCGATTATTATGATGATTTTGCGGATTACCTAACCGAGGTTGTGAAGCATTTTCGGGATAACTGGGGGATCACATTCGATAGCGTAACTCCACTGAATGAACCGATCTCGACGTGGTGGAAGCAGGGAAATGACCAGGAGGGCATGCACTTTGACCGGGCGGAGCAGAACACGATTCTGAGTCAATTACAAGCTTCGTTGAATGCAAAGGGCCTGTCCACAAAGTTGAGCGCACCGGAAGAATATAGTATCGATGATACCAATGTATCATTCAACAGCTACAGCACCGCGGTGAAATCAGCAATCAGTCAGATCAACACACACACGTATGGCGGAAGTAATCGAACTGCTTTGCGCAACACCGCGACGTCTGCGGGCAAACATCTGTGGACCTCTGAATATGGGGACGGGGATGCAAGTGGACTTACGATGTCACGTACCATCCTCAAGGATATTCGTAATATGGGCGCGAGTGCGTGGGTGTATTGGCAAGCCGTGGATAGTGCAGAAGGATGGGGCTTCTTCAAGAATGTGCTGAACAATACGCAAACGACCAGCTACACCGTGAACCAAAAATATTATGTCATGGGCAATTACAGCAAATTTATTCGTCCCGGATACAAGATTATCGGCATGAGTGATGCCAATACCCTTGCGGCCTATGATACAGCTTCCGGCAAAGTCGTGCTGGTCACAACCAATTCGGAGTCGACGGATACAGCGGTAACGTATGATCTCAGTCGTTTTAATAACACAGGCACGTCTGCTCAAGTATATCGGACCTCTTCAACAGAGAAGTTGCAGCAACTGACCAATATTTCGGTACAAAATAAAACCTTTACCGCTACAGCCAAGGCCAACTCGGTCACAACCTATGTCATTTCCGGTGCATCTTATAATGGCAGCACAGGATATGAAGCCGGGGCCATCTACAAATTAATCAACCGTAACAGTGGACTTGCACTCGATGTGAACGCTGCTTCTACTACAGGTGGAGCAACGATCATTCAGTGGAATGATAATGGAGCAGCCAACCAGCAATGGAAGCTGGAATCTACAGGCAACGGATATTACAAAATCCGCAATGTGGGCAGTGGCCTTTTGCTGGATGTGAATTCGAGTTCTACACAAGGCGGAGCCTCTTTGATCCAGTGGCAGGATAACGGGGGCAACAATCAGCAATGGCTACCGATTGATGTGGGAGGATATGTGGTACTTGCGAATCGAAACAGTGGCCTGACGGTTGATATCAATCAAGGGTCTCTGACCGCCGGTGCCTCCACCATTCAATGGGCCGACAATGGCGGAGCCAATCAGCAATGGAGCCTTGTCAAAGTTAATTAG
- a CDS encoding glycoside hydrolase family 43 protein — MLTKRKDRARGFSGFKAIMTFLLGTLLLLTMVFPNTARAATSVYTISAFTNTSESNMYIYESYNATHYGLLKGPAYTPPADLIRDPSIMKHTDGLYYVVYTTNWSGNTVGIASSPDKVNWTFVRNITLSTPTTIAHTWAPEWFKDSNGSLNIIVSLSPGNYENFKPYVITASGSNLTSTSWSAPTELAGIAPNYIDTFIVKTGSTYHAFTKNETTKYIEYATSTSLSGPYTFKGTGDWAGWGSWVEGPALVQLDNGSWRIYFDGYATQKYYYSDSADGFQTWGAKQEIAGLTGLVRHMTVLKESGQPGDIRKLESFNVPGSFIRHYNYQARIDTSVSPVEDAQFRIVPGLANATGISFESMNYPGYFLRNNNGNITLVKNDGSATFRNDATFKRVNGLANASWTSYASFSNPNLYLRHYNNVLKLEAVVTALDKSDATFREVAQ; from the coding sequence ATGTTAACGAAGAGGAAAGACAGAGCAAGAGGATTCAGCGGTTTCAAAGCCATAATGACTTTTCTGCTCGGAACATTGCTTCTATTGACCATGGTATTCCCGAATACAGCCAGAGCAGCGACAAGTGTCTATACGATATCCGCCTTTACGAACACAAGTGAGTCCAATATGTATATCTACGAATCCTATAATGCGACACACTATGGTTTGCTAAAAGGGCCAGCCTATACACCTCCGGCCGATCTGATCCGCGATCCCAGCATCATGAAGCACACAGATGGTCTATATTACGTCGTCTACACCACGAACTGGTCAGGTAACACGGTCGGTATCGCCTCTAGCCCGGATAAAGTGAACTGGACGTTTGTCCGTAACATTACATTATCCACACCTACCACAATCGCACACACCTGGGCACCAGAATGGTTCAAAGACAGCAACGGCAGTCTGAACATTATCGTGTCCCTTTCCCCAGGCAACTATGAGAATTTCAAACCTTATGTCATCACCGCTTCAGGCAGCAATCTGACGTCTACCTCATGGTCCGCGCCTACTGAACTGGCAGGCATTGCTCCCAATTATATCGATACCTTTATCGTGAAGACAGGATCAACCTACCATGCTTTTACCAAGAACGAGACCACTAAATACATTGAATATGCGACATCTACCTCGCTGAGCGGTCCTTATACCTTTAAAGGCACAGGGGACTGGGCAGGTTGGGGCTCTTGGGTTGAAGGTCCGGCGCTTGTTCAGTTGGATAATGGTTCATGGCGAATCTACTTTGATGGCTATGCGACACAAAAATATTATTACAGCGACTCTGCTGACGGTTTCCAGACCTGGGGTGCCAAGCAGGAGATTGCGGGTCTTACCGGACTCGTCCGGCATATGACCGTATTGAAAGAGTCCGGACAGCCGGGTGATATCCGCAAGTTGGAATCATTCAATGTGCCGGGCAGCTTCATTCGTCATTACAACTATCAGGCAAGAATTGATACGAGTGTTAGTCCTGTGGAGGATGCACAGTTCCGCATCGTTCCGGGTCTGGCGAATGCAACAGGCATTTCATTTGAGTCTATGAATTATCCCGGTTATTTCCTGCGCAATAATAATGGCAACATTACACTGGTGAAAAATGACGGCAGCGCTACGTTTCGAAATGATGCCACGTTCAAGCGTGTAAATGGACTTGCTAACGCCAGTTGGACATCGTATGCCTCGTTTAGTAATCCAAACCTGTACCTGAGACATTATAATAATGTGCTGAAATTGGAAGCTGTCGTTACTGCACTCGATAAGTCAGACGCGACCTTCCGAGAGGTTGCACAATAA
- a CDS encoding beta-galactosidase, which produces MTEKASLLLQEQEKNIARAENGVQSELTYDARSFFLNGERVFLNSATIHYFRMPKEEWREVLLKAKLAGMNCIDTYFAWNVHEPEEGQWSFEGDDDCGAFLDLCAELGMWVIARPGPFICAEWDFGGFPYWLGTKDDVKFRENNETYLHYVNLYFDRIVPIIRDRQLSAGGTVILVQVENEYGYLMDDAAASDHMNTLRDGLLQRGIDATLITCVGGAEGTIEGANFWSGADGHYEKLRAKQPDTPKMVTEFWTGWFENWGGPSAIQKTAPLLERRIMEILRAGYTGISHYMFYGGTNFGGYGGRTMGSSDIFMITSYDYDAPLNEYGRVTPKYAVTKNLSYFVHAFGPFLMETEEIPTEQIVVRHPEGVSVRGRQADNQKIWFLESHKDERETMHITLEEGRTIPVSLNPGQIVPLLDRVPIAEDVYLTAGTMITGNEMINGELNLFIVAAAGQRSVVELEAGALNVTGSTVQVLVEHDSARNVYRFDLFHFQEPGIIQLEANGTPIRFIILDQETMNRTWRLEATDQKGLRYAIGFDDVDVLPSGHVKGMITDTDRTITLLGDWADGERRFTGHEFLAGEEKGVQYDVLNPEGRNTPTPSTPQAVPSEPSQESVPRIQQRQLPLLSPIAPTLSASPELSRITLTAKQRSASAQPEDFSRYGQDFGYLLYECDFESPTEGITNLILPDIQDTARIIVNGVQQALVRQVGSAGVQLHVCQGQNTLQILVQHMGRLNFSPYLGESKGLAGAVYLGGKVQDIRRDWRTESGSVHLDEVNSLQGATLLSRSFTLDSMDRATLVGALSKGLRINGIEVPMEGYQDWFAFQTLDISLYIKPGETNTLEMPYSRSPLNRLELITYSSQGELKDWRMAGTDALLPQQWERYEVGQESILPGAQGSIQHVAQHGIAEGGNSSANLVANTSAGSVHSATLNEKSHPVSNHTQVRGSYGQPVWYRWRFAKPTVSEQHKINLMLRLTGMSKGTIHLNGHHLGRYWQIGPQEDYKIPVAWLLEENELLLFDEEGRTPERVRFLLDALSRYPWVAVE; this is translated from the coding sequence TTGACAGAGAAAGCATCCCTTTTGCTCCAGGAACAGGAGAAGAACATCGCCAGGGCTGAGAACGGTGTTCAATCTGAATTAACATACGATGCACGCAGTTTTTTTCTGAACGGAGAGCGTGTGTTTCTGAATAGTGCCACGATCCATTATTTCCGTATGCCGAAGGAGGAATGGCGTGAGGTTCTGCTGAAGGCGAAGCTGGCAGGCATGAACTGCATCGATACTTACTTTGCGTGGAATGTGCATGAACCGGAAGAAGGACAGTGGTCCTTTGAAGGGGACGACGATTGCGGCGCGTTTCTGGATTTGTGCGCAGAACTGGGCATGTGGGTCATCGCGCGTCCGGGTCCGTTTATCTGTGCAGAATGGGATTTTGGCGGTTTTCCATACTGGCTTGGTACGAAGGACGACGTGAAATTCCGGGAAAATAATGAGACGTATCTGCATTATGTGAATTTGTATTTTGACCGGATTGTACCGATTATTCGGGACCGCCAGCTATCCGCTGGGGGTACGGTTATTCTCGTGCAGGTGGAGAATGAATACGGGTATCTGATGGATGACGCTGCTGCAAGTGACCATATGAATACACTGAGGGATGGATTGTTGCAACGTGGCATTGACGCTACGCTGATCACTTGCGTTGGCGGGGCGGAAGGCACGATTGAAGGGGCTAATTTCTGGTCGGGTGCTGACGGGCATTATGAGAAACTTCGTGCTAAACAGCCGGACACCCCAAAAATGGTCACGGAATTCTGGACAGGATGGTTCGAGAACTGGGGAGGGCCTTCGGCCATTCAGAAGACGGCGCCTTTGCTGGAGAGACGAATCATGGAAATCCTGCGTGCCGGATATACCGGAATAAGTCACTACATGTTCTATGGAGGCACGAATTTTGGTGGGTATGGCGGCAGAACGATGGGTAGCAGTGATATCTTTATGATTACGTCCTATGACTATGATGCACCGCTGAACGAATATGGACGGGTGACACCGAAATATGCAGTAACCAAGAATTTGTCCTATTTCGTCCATGCATTTGGGCCATTTCTCATGGAAACTGAGGAAATTCCCACAGAACAGATCGTTGTACGTCATCCTGAAGGGGTGTCTGTGCGAGGCAGACAGGCTGACAACCAGAAGATTTGGTTCCTGGAGAGTCACAAGGATGAACGCGAGACGATGCACATTACGCTCGAAGAAGGCCGTACTATTCCCGTATCGCTGAATCCGGGTCAGATTGTTCCGTTGCTGGATCGCGTGCCGATTGCTGAAGATGTTTACCTGACTGCGGGTACGATGATTACGGGCAATGAAATGATAAATGGAGAATTGAACCTGTTCATCGTGGCCGCTGCGGGGCAGCGTTCTGTTGTTGAACTGGAAGCAGGGGCATTGAACGTCACGGGTAGCACAGTGCAAGTGCTGGTCGAACATGATTCAGCCAGGAACGTATACCGCTTCGATCTGTTCCATTTCCAAGAGCCGGGAATAATCCAACTGGAAGCAAACGGCACACCGATCCGATTCATCATTCTGGATCAAGAAACGATGAATCGAACATGGCGATTGGAAGCAACAGACCAGAAAGGACTTCGTTATGCGATCGGCTTCGATGACGTAGATGTATTGCCATCTGGTCATGTCAAGGGCATGATCACTGACACAGATCGCACAATTACGCTGCTTGGTGACTGGGCCGATGGAGAACGGAGGTTCACAGGTCATGAGTTTCTCGCTGGCGAGGAAAAAGGTGTACAGTACGATGTGCTGAATCCAGAGGGACGAAATACACCAACGCCATCCACTCCACAAGCTGTACCGAGTGAACCTAGTCAGGAGTCCGTTCCAAGAATACAACAGCGGCAGCTTCCATTGCTATCGCCGATTGCGCCAACGTTATCTGCTTCTCCGGAGCTGTCACGTATTACGTTAACTGCGAAGCAGCGCTCGGCGAGTGCACAACCGGAGGACTTTTCCCGGTATGGACAAGATTTTGGGTACCTGTTGTATGAATGCGACTTCGAAAGTCCAACTGAAGGAATCACTAACCTCATTTTGCCGGATATTCAGGATACTGCCAGAATCATCGTTAATGGTGTTCAGCAGGCATTAGTGCGTCAGGTAGGTTCCGCAGGAGTACAGTTACATGTATGTCAAGGGCAGAACACACTTCAGATTTTGGTGCAGCATATGGGCAGATTGAACTTCTCTCCATATTTGGGTGAAAGCAAAGGTCTGGCTGGTGCTGTTTATCTGGGAGGTAAAGTTCAGGATATTCGTCGGGATTGGCGTACGGAGAGTGGAAGTGTTCATCTTGATGAAGTGAATTCTCTCCAAGGGGCTACACTTCTAAGCAGAAGTTTTACGCTGGATAGCATGGATCGGGCGACTCTCGTGGGTGCCTTGAGCAAAGGTCTTCGTATCAACGGCATCGAAGTTCCGATGGAAGGATATCAGGACTGGTTTGCCTTTCAGACGCTGGACATATCCCTCTACATCAAGCCAGGAGAGACGAATACACTTGAAATGCCGTATAGCCGTTCACCATTGAATCGACTGGAACTGATCACATATTCGAGTCAGGGAGAACTGAAGGATTGGCGTATGGCAGGGACAGATGCATTGCTTCCGCAACAATGGGAGAGATACGAGGTAGGACAGGAATCGATCCTTCCTGGAGCACAGGGGTCAATCCAGCATGTAGCACAGCATGGTATCGCCGAAGGTGGCAATTCAAGTGCCAATCTAGTGGCCAATACCTCGGCTGGATCGGTTCATAGTGCTACATTGAACGAGAAGTCTCACCCTGTATCTAATCATACTCAAGTCAGAGGATCGTACGGTCAGCCCGTCTGGTACCGCTGGCGTTTCGCGAAGCCTACGGTTTCGGAGCAACATAAGATCAATCTGATGCTTCGCCTGACGGGAATGAGCAAAGGAACTATTCACTTGAACGGACATCATCTGGGCCGATACTGGCAGATTGGTCCGCAAGAGGATTACAAAATTCCAGTAGCCTGGCTACTGGAAGAGAATGAACTACTTTTGTTCGATGAAGAAGGCAGAACGCCAGAACGGGTACGATTCCTATTGGATGCGTTATCTCGTTATCCGTGGGTTGCGGTGGAGTAG